A region of Arabidopsis thaliana chromosome 5, partial sequence DNA encodes the following proteins:
- a CDS encoding Tetratricopeptide repeat (TPR)-like superfamily protein (Tetratricopeptide repeat (TPR)-like superfamily protein; INVOLVED IN: biological_process unknown; LOCATED IN: chloroplast; EXPRESSED IN: 14 plant structures; EXPRESSED DURING: 8 growth stages; CONTAINS InterPro DOMAIN/s: Pentatricopeptide repeat (InterPro:IPR002885); BEST Arabidopsis thaliana protein match is: Pentatricopeptide repeat (PPR) superfamily protein (TAIR:AT5G64320.1); Has 28709 Blast hits to 10499 proteins in 259 species: Archae - 3; Bacteria - 9; Metazoa - 215; Fungi - 279; Plants - 27316; Viruses - 0; Other Eukaryotes - 887 (source: NCBI BLink).): MRPATELAVRIGRELLKVSGSSRAARIWSPLIEQSLHGLGFRHSISPSLVARVIDPFLLNHHSLALGFFNWAAQQPGYSHDSISYHSIFKSLSLSRQFSAMDALFKQVKSNKILLDSSVYRSLIDTLVLGRKAQSAFWVLEEAFSTGQEIHPDVCNRLLAGLTSDGCYDYAQKLFVKMRHKGVSLNTLGFGVYIGWFCRSSETNQLLRLVDEVKKANLNINGSIIALLILHSLCKCSREMDAFYILEELRNIDCKPDFMAYRVIAEAFVVTGNLYERQVVLKKKRKLGVAPRSSDYRAFILDLISAKRLTEAKEVAEVIVSGKFPMDNDILDALIGSVSAVDPDSAVEFLVYMVSTGKLPAIRTLSKLSKNLCRHDKSDHLIKAYELLSSKGYFSELQSYSLMISFLCKAGRVRESYTALQEMKKEGLAPDVSLYNALIEACCKAEMIRPAKKLWDEMFVEGCKMNLTTYNVLIRKLSEEGEAEESLRLFDKMLERGIEPDETIYMSLIEGLCKETKIEAAMEVFRKCMERDHKTVTRRVLSEFVLNLCSNGHSGEASQLLREREHLEHTGAHVVLLKCVADAKEVEIGIRHMQWIKEVSPSLVHTISSDLLASFCSSSDPDSILPFIRAIENT, from the exons ATGAGACCTGCGACGGAGCTTGCGGTGAGGATCGGCCGAGAGCTGCTAAAAGTTTCCGGAAGCTCTCGAGCTGCTCGGATATGGAGTCCATTGATTGAACAGAGTCTTCACGGTCTCGGTTTTCGTCACTCAATAAGCCCTTCGCTTGTGGCTCGAGTCATAGACCCGTTTCTGCTGAATCATCATTCTCTTGCTCTCGGTTTCTTCAATTGGGCTGCTCAGCAACCAGGTTACTCTCACGACTCCATATCTTACCACTCTATCTTCAAGTCTCTTTCGCTTTCTCGTCAGTTCTCCGCCATGGACGCTCTTTTCAAACAGGTTAAATCGAACAAAATCCTTCTCGATTCTTCCGTGTATCGCTCCCTCATTGATACGCTTGTGCTGGGTAGGAAAGCTCAGAGTGCGTTTTGGGTTTTAGAAGAAGCTTTTTCAACGGGTCAGGAGATTCATCCCGATGTATGCAATCGTCTTTTAGCTGGTTTAACTTCTGATGGATGTTATGATTATGCACAGAAACTGTTTGTTAAAATGCGTCATAAAGGTGTTTCGTTGAACACTCTTGGATTCGGTGTCTATATAGGATGGTTCTGTAGAAGTTCTGAAACGAATCAGCTCTTGAGATTGGTGGATGAGGTTAAAAAGGCTAATTTGAATATCAATGGCTCAATCATTGCACTGTTGATTCTCCATAGTCTTTGTAAGTGTTCACGAGAAATGGATgctttttatatattggaAGAGCTAAGGAACATAGATTGCAAACCGGATTTTATGGCTTATAGGGTCATAGCTGAAGCGTTTGTAGTTACTGGGAATCTGTATGAGAGACAGGttgttttaaagaagaagagaaagctcGGAGTAGCACCTAGGAGCAGCGATTACCGAGCTTTTATTCTGGATTTGATTTCAGCTAAGCGATTAACGGAGGCTAAGGAAGTGGCTGAGGTGATTGTGAGTGGAAAATTCCCTATGGATAATGATATCTTAGACGCGTTGATTGGATCTGTCTCTGCAGTTGATCCAGATTCTGCTGTTGAATTCTTAGTTTACATGGTCAGCACAGGGAAATTGCCTGCTATTCGGACTCTGAGCAAGTTAAGTAAGAATCTTTGCAGGCATGACAAGAGTGATCATCTGATAAAGGCTTATGAGCTTTTGTCAAGCAAAGGTTATTTCTCAGAACTTCAGAGTTACAGTCTGATGATATCGTTCTTGTGCAAGGCTGGGAGAGTCAGAGAAAGTTACACTGCTCTGcaagaaatgaagaaggaagGGCTTGCTCCAGACGTTTCACTCTATAACGCTCTCATTGAAGCTTGTTGCAAAGCGGAAATGATCCGTCCAGCAAAGAAACTGTGGGATGAGATGTTTGTGGAGGGCTGCAAAATGAATCTGACGACATATAATGTACTTATTAGGAAATTATCAGAGGAAGGCGAGGCAGAGGAGTCTTTAAGGCTGTTTGACAAGATGCTTGAGAGAGGGATAGAACCAGATGAAACAATCTATATGTCACTCATTGAAGGCCTATGCAAGGAGACAAAAATTGAAGCTGCTATGGAAGTTTTCAGAAAGTGCATGGAGAGGGATCATAAAACAGTTACAAGAAGAGTATTAAGCGAGTTTGTCTTAAATCTATGCAGCAACG GCCATTCTGGTGAGGCATCGCAGCTGCTGCGCGAGAGAGAACACTTAGAACACACAGGAGCACATGTCGTGTTGCTGAAATGTGTGGCGGATGCGAAAGAGGTTGAGATTGGAATTAGACATATGCAATGGATCAAAGAGGTATCGCCATCTCTTGTTCACACAATATCTTCTGACCTGTTGGCGTCTTTCTGTTCATCATCTGATCCTGATTCCATTCTTCCATTTATTCGAGCAATTGAGAACACATAA
- the ROXY2 gene encoding Thioredoxin superfamily protein (ROXY2; FUNCTIONS IN: electron carrier activity, protein disulfide oxidoreductase activity; INVOLVED IN: negative regulation of transcription, anther development; LOCATED IN: cellular_component unknown; EXPRESSED IN: tapetum, floral meristem, hypocotyl, anther, root; CONTAINS InterPro DOMAIN/s: Glutaredoxin-like, plant II (InterPro:IPR011905), Glutaredoxin (InterPro:IPR002109), Thioredoxin fold (InterPro:IPR012335), Thioredoxin-like fold (InterPro:IPR012336); BEST Arabidopsis thaliana protein match is: Thioredoxin superfamily protein (TAIR:AT3G02000.1); Has 1062 Blast hits to 1060 proteins in 157 species: Archae - 0; Bacteria - 4; Metazoa - 185; Fungi - 99; Plants - 740; Viruses - 0; Other Eukaryotes - 34 (source: NCBI BLink).) has product MQYKTETRGSLSYNNNSKVMNNMNVFPSETLAKIESMAAENAVVIFSVSTCCMCHAIKRLFRGMGVSPAVHELDLLPYGVEIHRALLRLLGCSSGGATSPGALPVVFIGGKMVGAMERVMASHINGSLVPLLKDAGALWL; this is encoded by the coding sequence atgcaatacaaaacagaaactcGAGGGTCGTTGtcctacaacaacaacagtaaGGTGATGAACAACATGAATGTGTTTCCGTCGGAGACACTGGCGAAGATAGAGTCGATGGCGGCAGAGAATGCGGTGGTTATATTCAGCGTGAGCACTTGCTGCATGTGCCATGCCATCAAGCGTCTCTTCCGTGGAATGGGCGTCAGCCCCGCCGTCCACGAGCTCGACCTCCTCCCTTACGGAGTTGAAATCCACCGAGCTCTCCTCCGTCTCCTTGGCTGTTCCAGCGGTGGCGCCACATCTCCGGGGGCACTTCCGGTGGTGTTCATCGGAGGGAAGATGGTAGGAGCAATGGAGAGAGTGATGGCTTCACATATCAATGGCTCACTCGTCCCTCTTCTCAAAGATGCTGGCGCTCTTTGGCTCTGA
- a CDS encoding regulator of nonsense transcript protein (unknown protein; Has 56 Blast hits to 56 proteins in 18 species: Archae - 0; Bacteria - 0; Metazoa - 0; Fungi - 2; Plants - 46; Viruses - 0; Other Eukaryotes - 8 (source: NCBI BLink).), with protein MKFWGWMHHKFRENSKEPLKDASTGNSYSILSAHPSLDSQEVYPTACAGSRYNTGFRKQVNLFQESSFAGPKQYTEEDFKDERNSDFFDGFLAIGTLGGETLLDEQPATPTFGMSFEDPAIDDADVTENDLKLISNELDKFLEAEAKEGHHQPSGRNSDTNTIASTIEAIEGVDDEEDNQPMKFPLQEYFFGSLIELPESKIAGKKDRASLGELFQITEVQDKQSENIYGKKKKQPNSAHKSAKHLVKKVLKKIHPSSRGSVSGKPEVDSTKKKFQKMVQVFHRKVHPEESIMETKIYSSVANPKSSKANSIDLTFEKVNHCHEASKRCIQYELRSSRSAKNGEHWIKTDEDYFVLEL; from the exons ATGAAG TTTTGGGGCTGGATGCATCATAAGTTCCGGGAGAATAGCAAAGAGCCATTAAAAGATGCTTCTACTG GCAACAGCTATTCCATTCTTTCAGCTCATCCATCCCTTGATAGCCAAGAGGTTTACCCAACAGCATGTGCTGGCTCCAGATACAATACTGGATTCAGAAAACAGGTCAACCTGTTCCAGGAAAGCTCCTTCGCAGGACCCAAGCAATACACAGAGGAAGACTTCAAGGATGAGAGAAACAGTGATTTTTTTGATGGATTTCTTGCCATTGGAACCCTTGGTGGAGAAACACTTCTTGATGAACAACCAGCAACGCCGACATTTGGCATGTCATTTGAGGACCCAGCAATAGATGATGCAGATGTGACAGAGAATGATTTGAAGCTCATAAGCAATGAATTGGATAAGTTCCTTGAGGCTGAAGCTAAAGAAGGACACCACCAACCATCAGGAAGAAACAGTGACACTAACACTATTGCATCCACCATTGAGGCCATTGAGGGAgtagatgatgaagaagataatcagCCAATGAAGTTCCCACTCCAAGAGTATTTTTTTGGATCTCTAATCGAACTCCCAGAATCAAAGATTGCAGGGAAGAAGGATAGGGCATCACTTGGCGAACTGTTTCAAATAACAGAAGTGCAAGATAAACAATCAGAAAACATATatgggaagaaaaagaagcaaccCAATTCAGCTCACAAGTCCGCAAAGCATCTTGTGAAGAAGGTACTGAAAAAGATACACCCATCCTCAAGGGGCTCTGTCAGTGGTAAACCTGAAGTGGATTCCACAAAAAAGAAGTTCCAAAAG ATGGTACAGGTTTTCCATAGGAAAGTACATCCAGAAGAATCCATAATGGAAACCAAAATATACAGCAGCGTGGCAAATCCAAAAAGCAGCAAAGCAAATTCTATTGACTTAACATTCGAGAAGGTGAACCATTGTCACGAGGCAAGTAAAAGATGTATCCAGTATGAGCTTAGAAGTTCTCGCTCAGCCAAAAACGGAGAACACTGGATCAAGACAGACGAAGACT ATTTCGTGTTGGAACTGTAA
- a CDS encoding regulator of nonsense transcript protein, whose product MKFWGWMHHKFRENSKEPLKDASTGNSYSILSAHPSLDSQEVYPTACAGSRYNTGFRKQVNLFQESSFAGPKQYTEEDFKDERNSDFFDGFLAIGTLGGETLLDEQPATPTFGMSFEDPAIDDADVTENDLKLISNELDKFLEAEAKEGHHQPSGRNSDTNTIASTIEAIEGVDDEEDNQPMKFPLQEYFFGSLIELPESKIAGKKDRASLGELFQITEVQDKQSENIYGKKKKQPNSAHKSAKHLVKKVLKKIHPSSRGSVSGKPEVDSTKKKFQKVWLFQLCFFKN is encoded by the exons ATGAAG TTTTGGGGCTGGATGCATCATAAGTTCCGGGAGAATAGCAAAGAGCCATTAAAAGATGCTTCTACTG GCAACAGCTATTCCATTCTTTCAGCTCATCCATCCCTTGATAGCCAAGAGGTTTACCCAACAGCATGTGCTGGCTCCAGATACAATACTGGATTCAGAAAACAGGTCAACCTGTTCCAGGAAAGCTCCTTCGCAGGACCCAAGCAATACACAGAGGAAGACTTCAAGGATGAGAGAAACAGTGATTTTTTTGATGGATTTCTTGCCATTGGAACCCTTGGTGGAGAAACACTTCTTGATGAACAACCAGCAACGCCGACATTTGGCATGTCATTTGAGGACCCAGCAATAGATGATGCAGATGTGACAGAGAATGATTTGAAGCTCATAAGCAATGAATTGGATAAGTTCCTTGAGGCTGAAGCTAAAGAAGGACACCACCAACCATCAGGAAGAAACAGTGACACTAACACTATTGCATCCACCATTGAGGCCATTGAGGGAgtagatgatgaagaagataatcagCCAATGAAGTTCCCACTCCAAGAGTATTTTTTTGGATCTCTAATCGAACTCCCAGAATCAAAGATTGCAGGGAAGAAGGATAGGGCATCACTTGGCGAACTGTTTCAAATAACAGAAGTGCAAGATAAACAATCAGAAAACATATatgggaagaaaaagaagcaaccCAATTCAGCTCACAAGTCCGCAAAGCATCTTGTGAAGAAGGTACTGAAAAAGATACACCCATCCTCAAGGGGCTCTGTCAGTGGTAAACCTGAAGTGGATTCCACAAAAAAGAAGTTCCAAAAGGTGTGGCTTTTTCAGCTCtgcttttttaaaaactaa